The DNA segment CGTTTGGCCATCTCGACCGGATCGCCCGTGTACTCCAGGTCCTCGAAGTTGACCCCCGTGTACACCGCCGCATTGCCGTCCTCGTCGAGATCCACGTCGATACAGGGGATGATCCGTTTGGTGAGCATCGCTTGTCTTCGTTTCGACCGAAGCGGGTATGACGGTTTCGCTCGTTGGAGCCGTCCGACATCTAAAAGAGACCCCCGATCGAACGGCAGGTATGGACGAACCAACGACCCCAGAGGGGACGTACGATCCGGGAAACGTCTCGTTGCCGTCGCGAGCGCCACCGCTCCGGAGCACGGCACCGCAGAGCCCGTTTACGGCCGGCCAGGTCGCGACCGGTGCGGTCGTGCTCGCGATCGGGCTCGCTGTCGTGTTCGGCGTGCCGCTGGCGCTGGCGTGATCACTGCTCGACCGGCGCGGACTCCCGATACTGCTCGCGGAACTCGCTGATGAGCTGTCCCATCTTGGCGTACCAGTCGTTGAGCACTCGCTGCATGTCGTCGGCGATCTGGTCCGGATCAGTCGGGTGATAGACGTGAT comes from the Halapricum desulfuricans genome and includes:
- a CDS encoding DUF7550 family protein; translated protein: MDEPTTPEGTYDPGNVSLPSRAPPLRSTAPQSPFTAGQVATGAVVLAIGLAVVFGVPLALA